In one window of Syngnathus typhle isolate RoL2023-S1 ecotype Sweden linkage group LG7, RoL_Styp_1.0, whole genome shotgun sequence DNA:
- the LOC133157456 gene encoding suppressor of tumorigenicity 7 protein homolog isoform X1: MFGTESSLSMFLNTLTPKFYVALTGTSSLISGLILIFEWWYFRKYGTSFIEQVSVSHLRPLLGGVDSSSPSNSSASNGEADSSRQNVSECKVWRNPLNLFRGAEYNRYTWVTGREPLTYYDMNLSAQDHQTFFTCDSDHLRPADAIMQKAWRERNPQARISAAHEALELEDCATAYILLAEEEATTIMEAERLFKQALKAGEGCYRRSQQLQHHGTQYEAQHRRDTNVLVYIKRRLAMCSRKLGRTREAVKMMRDLCVFQLMKEFPLLSMFNIHENLLESLLELQNYADVQAVLAKYDDISLPKSATICYTAALLKARAVSDKFSPEAASRRGLSTAEMNAVEAIHRAVEFNPHVPKYLLEMKSLILPPEHILKRGDSEAIAYAFFHLQHWKRVEGALNLLHCTWEGTFRMIPYPLEKGHLFYPYPICTETADRELLPTVFHEVSVYPKKELPFFILFTAGLCSFTAMLALLTHQFPELMGVFAKAFLSTLFAPLNFIMEKVESILPSSLWHQLTRI, from the exons ATGTTCGGCACAGAGTCGTCAC TAAGCATGTTTCTCAACACCCTGACACCCAAGTTCTACGTGGCTCTGACGGGCACCTCCTCCCTCATATCAGGACTCATTTTG ATCTTCGAGTGGTGGTACTTCAGGAAGTACGGCACTTCCTTCATCGAGCAGGTGTCTGTGAGCCACCTGCGCCCCCTGCTGGGTGGCGTGGACAGCAGTTCCCCCAGCAACTCCAGCGCCAGCAACGGCGAGGCTGACTCCAGTCGGCAAAATGTGTCGG AATGTAAAGTTTGGAGAAACCCGCTGAATTTATTCCGAGGAGCCGAGTACAATCG GTACACGTGGGTGACGGGCCGAGAGCCGCTGACGTACTACGACATGAACCTGTCAGCGCAGGACCACCAAACCTTCTTCACCTGCGACTCGGACCACCTGCGGCCCGCCGATGCCA TCATGCAGAAGGCATGGAGGGAGAGAAACCCTCAAGCCCGCATCTCGGCTGCACACGAAGCTCTGGAGCTGGAAGA CTGCGCGACGGCGTACATCCTGCTGGCCGAGGAGGAGGCCACCACCATCATGGAGGCCGAGCGCTTGTTCAAGCAGGCGCTGAAAGCCGGCGAGGGATGCTACCGCCGCAGCCAGCAGCTACAGCACCACGGTACGCAGTACGAGGCCCAGCACA GAAGAGACACCAACGTGTTGGTGTACATCAAGAGGAGACTGGCCATGTGCTCCAGAAAGCTTGGCCGGACGAGAGAGGCGGTGAAGATGATGAGAGAT TTGTGTGTTTTCCAGTTAATGAAGGAGTTCCCTCTCCTCAGTATGTTCAACATCCACGAAAACCTGCTGGAGTCGCTGCTGGAGCTGCAAAACTACGCCGACGTGCAGGCCGTACTGGCCAAGTACGACG ATATTAGCCTACCCAAATCTGCAACGATATGCTACACAGCAGCTTTGCTCAAAGCCAGAGCCGTGTCAGACAA ATTCTCTCCAGAGGCAGCGTCTAGACGAGGTTTAAGCACGGCAGAGATGAATGCAGTAGAAGCAATCCACAGAGCTGTGGAGTTCAACCCGCACGTCCCCAAA TACCTCCTGGAGATGAAGAGTCTGATCCTTCCTCCGGAGCACATCCTCAAGCGAGGAGACAGCGAGGCTATCGCGTACGCCTTCTTCCACCTGCAGCATTGGAAGCGTGTCGAGGGAGCGCTCAATTTACTGCACTGCACCTGGGAGGGCA CATTCAGAATGATCCCGTATCCTTTGGAGAAAGGTCATCTCTTCTATCCTTATCCCATCTGCACAGAGACAGCAGACAGAGAGCTGCTACCca CAGTGTTCCACGAGGTGTCGGTATACCCCAAGAAGGAGCTCCCCTTTTTCATCCTCTTCACAGCCGGCCTCTGCTCCTTCACCGCCATGCTGGCTCTGCTCACGCATCAGTTCCCGGAACTCATGGGCGTCTTTGCCAAAGCg TTCCTGAGCACGCTGTTTGCGCCGCTCAACTTCATCATGGAGAAGGTGGAGAGCATCCTGCCGTCCAGCCTTTGGCACCAGCTCACACGCATCTGA